A stretch of DNA from Saprospiraceae bacterium:
GAAGTTGAAGCGGTGCGAAATTCCAAATTATAAGGATTTGAAACTGTACCCGGTGTTACATAATTTCCACTTATAAATTCCCATTGATCCGGGGATTCTGGAAGGGTAATACTAGTTAGCAATATTGCTGGACCATTTAGAGGTACTAAATAAACTTCCACAATTGGATCGGCTCTGTCAAGTATTGGCTCATTTAAATTATTGACGTAAGCACAAAATGAATATTTTGTATTTGGCGCAAGTGCTAACGGATGTCGCCATGCGGCCAAACCAATAGTTTGACTACCGTCTGCAACAAACATTTTGCCTGTTATAGAATTTGATGTGTGATCTATACAATTTCAATTAACGCACATACCAGAAACCGGAATGCTGGATTCAACATTATAAAGTCACGGTGTGCAGGTTGGATTTAATATATTGTAATCTGAATTAAATCCTGAAATTCCTGCAGAAAAATCTGGGTTGGATATCATATTTGGACCTTGTATCGAACCCGGCGGACGGCAACCACAATTAATTGTGATTGTAAAACTACAAGAAGCTGTGTTACCACAAGCATCCGTTGCAATGTAAGTTAGGTCGAAACCCTTGATTAAAAGTACGCCACTTGCATCCTTTATTCCTGAAGTTTTGGTGGCTCCACTAATTTGATAGAAACTGTTGGAATACTGCAATTATCTGAAACGGAAAGCCATTTAATACTATCGACTTTTAAAGAACAATCCGGAGGGTAAGCAGAAATTATTTTATTAGCCGGGCATACTATGAGTAGGAGGAACTGTTTCAATTGTTTGAACCTCTACATTAATGCACTTTTATTTCACATAAATCCTCTACTGTAAGTGAAGCTTGAAAATTCCGCACCACTCACTACCAATGGATTTACGGACAAGGATTTGATTTGGCAATTATCAAATGATCCCCGTCAATAAAATGCCAGTTTTGCGTAACAACTATCGTCTAAAACCAGGCTAGATGTTCTGACAGGTCGCTCTTGGAGGAATCAAGTCATTAGCTATAACGGATTGCAAATGGTTTCTCTACTAGGTTCCTCTTCTTCTTACCTTCAGGCAAGCATTATAAACACCACATTCAAAAAAATATCAAACAGGGTTTTTGCTCAAGAAGTTGTTGAATTATTAAGGATACTCATTGGATCATGTCAAGTTTGAAATATAACTTAAGGCTGCGAGCCCTGTTTGAGGTGTTGTTAAGTCAGTATTAATCCACAATTGTGCTCTGGTTAAACTACAATTAGAGGGAGGTGGATTTGACAAATTCAGATCATCAGGTAAAGTCTCTCAAACCACACCTATCATTTGCCGTAAAGAAGTTGGGAGTCGGAGAGTGGGATACAGTCGGTTATATGTAAATTGGGTCCAACCTGGAATTTTGTTGTATTGGCTAAATTCGCCCCTGTTAGGTCTTGCACAAGGTCTGACTACAACTTATTAAAAACACTCGCACCTTTAAATGAAAACGGCGAAATTTAGCCACTTGTAATAGGGGTTGTTTAATCAAGCATCCGGATCAGATAGTTTCATCAAAATTAGAAAATTACCGCC
This window harbors:
- a CDS encoding HYR domain-containing protein; translation: MQYSNSFYQISGATKTSGIKDASGVLLIKGFDLTYIATDACGNTASCSFTITINCGCRPPGSIQGPNMISNPDFSAGISGFNSDYNILNPTCTP